The following coding sequences lie in one Pontibacter sp. G13 genomic window:
- a CDS encoding sulfatase-like hydrolase/transferase: MTTKFLRILIYCVCLALSMHNRIGYTQQKPNVLFIAIDDLNDYVSLLQDYPGIHTPTLDQFAQQAVTFTNAHTAAPLCNPSRAALLTGLGPNHTDIYVNGDKVVNSPVALGSTFLPELFKQQGYQTISSGKIFHADLSSTRMGQIWDEEPGTKSYGPQPTSPNIPDSLQRPNWFDYQEWTGPDSDFPDVTNADTIISRLQQTHTQPFFMALGFYRPHNPWTAPKRYFDLYPAADSIEMPPRLPNDLEDVPSRGIQFAGGGADFDQIQASGHYEEVVRAYLASISFMDDQLGRVLDALNNSPYAGNTIVVLFSDHGFHWGEKSHFAKSTLWERATRTLLMIKAPQVSQSGAKYSGPVSLLDIYPTLVDLCSLQAPPQALYGHSLRYVLKDSTVEAQRYALTTIRADMHAVRSDRWRYIDYGDGTGELYDLRCDPHEWNNLWGQPFYADVQQKLSTWLPQGANMPDYAQAQKLPTDSITCTEYFHLFHKSSGQKLHNDPNNGHTPDLEAPSLMGPEVHWKLISIPEDSGYFRLEHQGSNQWFHCQENGVTGFRLGPKSWTGERTKWSLIAVDSLHFRLAHKASGRWLYAEPDGSALQLASTTHTGDQTQWRFAPASSGGSSTSLVNPQDYTIHIWPNPVTDGLLMVSGIHPGDDLMVCDILGHKVYQGQPHQPELALDTSSWGKGIFLVRISSGDQTRTIKVMIQ; encoded by the coding sequence ATGACTACTAAATTCTTACGAATATTGATTTACTGCGTGTGTTTAGCCTTGTCTATGCACAACAGAATTGGGTATACTCAGCAAAAACCCAACGTGCTGTTCATCGCCATAGATGACCTGAACGACTATGTCTCCCTGCTCCAAGATTATCCCGGGATTCATACGCCGACTCTGGACCAATTTGCCCAGCAGGCGGTTACCTTCACCAATGCGCACACAGCTGCCCCTCTATGCAATCCTTCTCGCGCGGCTCTGCTTACAGGGTTGGGGCCCAATCATACGGATATCTATGTAAATGGGGACAAGGTAGTCAATTCGCCCGTGGCCTTGGGATCGACCTTTTTGCCAGAATTATTCAAGCAGCAAGGCTATCAAACGATCTCATCTGGGAAAATTTTCCATGCAGATCTCAGTTCTACACGGATGGGACAGATATGGGATGAAGAACCCGGAACCAAAAGCTATGGTCCCCAACCGACCTCTCCCAACATCCCTGATAGCCTGCAACGCCCAAATTGGTTTGACTACCAAGAATGGACCGGACCCGATTCGGATTTTCCAGATGTAACCAACGCGGATACGATCATTTCGAGGCTTCAACAAACCCATACCCAACCGTTTTTCATGGCATTGGGGTTTTATCGCCCACACAATCCGTGGACCGCTCCGAAGCGCTATTTCGATCTGTATCCTGCTGCGGACAGCATCGAGATGCCTCCCCGCTTGCCCAACGACCTCGAAGATGTTCCCTCCCGAGGCATTCAATTTGCCGGAGGCGGGGCGGATTTCGATCAGATTCAAGCCTCTGGTCATTATGAAGAGGTCGTGCGCGCGTATCTAGCAAGTATAAGCTTCATGGACGATCAGCTGGGGCGCGTATTGGATGCGCTCAACAACAGTCCATATGCAGGCAATACCATCGTTGTCCTTTTCAGCGATCATGGTTTTCACTGGGGGGAAAAGTCCCACTTTGCCAAATCCACCCTATGGGAACGTGCTACCCGAACCCTGCTGATGATCAAAGCTCCCCAAGTCTCCCAGTCAGGCGCCAAATACTCGGGGCCGGTCAGTTTATTGGATATTTATCCTACGCTGGTTGATCTATGCAGTCTGCAAGCGCCTCCTCAAGCACTCTATGGTCATAGTCTCCGATATGTATTGAAAGATTCAACGGTCGAGGCGCAGCGATATGCCCTGACGACAATCCGGGCTGACATGCATGCGGTACGTTCCGATCGCTGGCGCTACATCGATTATGGAGATGGGACGGGTGAATTATATGACTTGAGATGCGATCCACATGAGTGGAACAATCTATGGGGGCAACCTTTTTACGCCGACGTCCAGCAGAAACTCAGCACTTGGCTTCCACAAGGTGCCAATATGCCCGACTATGCCCAAGCACAGAAACTGCCTACAGATTCCATCACCTGTACGGAGTATTTCCATCTTTTTCACAAATCCAGTGGACAAAAGCTTCACAACGATCCGAATAATGGACATACACCCGACTTGGAAGCGCCTAGCCTCATGGGGCCAGAGGTGCATTGGAAACTTATCTCGATCCCCGAGGATTCTGGGTATTTCAGGCTAGAGCACCAAGGATCAAATCAGTGGTTTCACTGTCAAGAAAATGGGGTAACAGGATTTCGGCTGGGTCCCAAAAGCTGGACGGGGGAACGTACAAAATGGTCGCTCATTGCCGTCGATAGCCTACATTTTCGGTTGGCTCACAAAGCTAGCGGCAGGTGGCTGTATGCAGAGCCCGATGGGTCGGCGCTACAACTTGCGTCTACCACCCATACAGGAGACCAAACACAATGGAGGTTTGCTCCTGCCTCTTCCGGCGGGAGTTCTACCAGTCTTGTCAATCCTCAAGACTACACGATTCATATTTGGCCCAATCCCGTAACTGACGGTCTTCTGATGGTGAGCGGGATTCACCCGGGCGATGATTTGATGGTCTGTGATATCCTCGGCCATAAGGTATACCAAGGTCAACCTCATCAGCCTGAGCTGGCATTGGATACTTCTTCTTGGGGAAAGGGAATCTTCTTGGTCCGGATAAGCTCGGGTGACCAGACTCGCACCATCAAAGTGATGATTCAGTAA
- a CDS encoding sugar-binding domain-containing protein: MMTSWGESVTADNVWQEYPRPQLVRENWKNLNGIWNFTQQKIHEPQPKSFKDEILVPFCVESTLSGVKQDVTENDRLWYRRTFSIPAEWDQKDVMLHFEAVDWNTTVWVNGALVGAHKGGFDRFSFNITPFLSDKKDQQITVSVTDPTSLGTQARGKQQLPQQGIWYTPVSGIWQTVWLEAVNSEAWIKEIKITPDIDSETVSLIPMINKPLKPIYQVNVKVLDQGKVVYQGAVTADRELVFPLKEAKLWSPDSPFLYDMELSLVNQSGTEIDQISTYFGMRKISLGIHNAAQYLFLNNEPLFQYGTLDQGWWPDGLHTPPSDEAMKWDIVKTQEMGFNMIRKHIKVEPDRWYYHCDKLGMLVWQDMPSGMVVLPREDRLKPDHVQHIKRKEEDLFRRSEDTNQYESELRRMIDLHYNATSIVMWVPFNEGWGQYGTCRVCDMVQNYDPSRLVNSASGWGLRPCGDIYDIHTYGKNVRVPPTSLDKASVIGEFGGIGYPIQEHLWNPNMKNWGYQTYKTQAELIEGYAHKFDQIVDMKRTKGLSAAVYTQITDVEGEVNGLITYDRKVIKIPVEELKRIHTKLFEQAR; the protein is encoded by the coding sequence ATGATGACCTCCTGGGGGGAATCAGTCACAGCAGACAATGTCTGGCAAGAATATCCTCGGCCACAGCTGGTCAGGGAGAATTGGAAGAACCTCAACGGCATCTGGAACTTTACCCAGCAAAAGATCCATGAACCCCAGCCGAAATCATTCAAAGACGAAATCCTAGTCCCATTTTGTGTTGAATCTACCTTGTCTGGCGTGAAACAGGATGTTACCGAAAACGACCGCTTGTGGTATCGTCGTACCTTTAGCATCCCGGCAGAATGGGACCAAAAAGATGTGATGCTTCATTTTGAAGCGGTAGACTGGAATACCACGGTATGGGTCAACGGTGCATTGGTAGGCGCTCACAAAGGGGGATTCGATCGTTTTTCCTTCAATATCACCCCATTCCTCTCCGACAAAAAAGATCAGCAAATCACCGTCAGTGTTACAGACCCTACTAGCTTGGGTACGCAGGCGCGTGGCAAGCAGCAACTGCCTCAACAGGGGATCTGGTACACCCCCGTCAGCGGGATCTGGCAGACGGTATGGCTGGAAGCCGTAAACTCCGAAGCTTGGATCAAAGAGATCAAGATCACCCCAGATATCGATTCAGAGACGGTTTCGCTCATTCCCATGATCAACAAACCCCTCAAGCCGATCTACCAGGTGAATGTCAAGGTGTTGGATCAAGGCAAGGTCGTGTACCAAGGAGCAGTTACCGCAGATCGGGAATTGGTCTTTCCGCTTAAAGAAGCCAAGCTCTGGTCACCGGATTCTCCGTTTTTGTATGATATGGAACTGAGTCTCGTCAATCAATCAGGTACCGAAATCGATCAAATCTCCACGTATTTCGGCATGCGCAAAATCAGTTTGGGGATTCACAATGCAGCGCAGTACCTGTTCCTCAACAATGAGCCGCTCTTCCAGTACGGAACTCTCGACCAAGGCTGGTGGCCAGATGGATTGCACACGCCGCCTTCGGATGAAGCCATGAAATGGGACATCGTGAAGACTCAAGAAATGGGCTTCAATATGATCAGAAAACACATCAAGGTAGAGCCTGATCGCTGGTATTATCACTGCGACAAACTCGGGATGCTCGTGTGGCAAGACATGCCTTCCGGAATGGTCGTGTTGCCGCGGGAGGATCGTCTCAAGCCTGATCATGTGCAACATATCAAGCGGAAAGAGGAAGACCTGTTCCGGAGAAGTGAAGATACCAACCAGTACGAATCTGAACTCCGGCGCATGATTGATCTGCACTACAATGCCACCAGTATCGTGATGTGGGTGCCGTTCAACGAAGGATGGGGACAGTATGGCACTTGCCGAGTGTGCGATATGGTACAAAACTATGATCCATCCCGTTTGGTGAATTCTGCCAGCGGATGGGGATTGCGCCCGTGTGGAGACATCTATGACATCCATACCTATGGAAAAAATGTCCGCGTTCCGCCTACCTCGCTCGACAAGGCTTCGGTGATTGGTGAATTTGGGGGCATTGGCTATCCAATCCAAGAGCACCTATGGAATCCCAACATGAAAAACTGGGGCTACCAAACCTACAAAACGCAGGCAGAATTGATCGAGGGATATGCGCACAAATTCGACCAGATCGTGGATATGAAGCGTACCAAAGGACTTTCAGCAGCGGTCTATACCCAGATCACCGATGTCGAAGGAGAGGTGAACGGCCTGATTACCTACGACCGGAAAGTAATCAAAATACCTGTGGAGGAATTGAAACGCATTCATACCAAGCTGTTTGAGCAAGCGCGATAG
- a CDS encoding arylsulfatase, with the protein MDVLQSTCFRLCIMALALLPQWGMGQQSPHQTALRPNIILIMSDDMGYSDLGCYGGEIRTPNLDQLAEGGLRFSQFYNAARCCPTRASLLTGLYPHQAGMGWMTAIKAPNPPEAYQGNLSSKAVTLAEVAKLSGYSTMMTGKWHVTKKMENDGPKDNWPIQRGFDRFYGTVQGAGNFYDPATLCRDNQLITPFIDSEYPAEDYYYTNAISDHAIRFVQERDKGKPFFMYMAYTAAHWPMQAPAADIAAYDGHYDQGWEEVRMRRLARLKTLGLVDADLQLPPLDVNPWAEAKNKAVLAGRMETYAAMVTVMDEGIGRLVDSLDAEGILDNTIILFLQDNGACAERIGLGGKTRPFAKDTTKHRALAPDEIEYTTIPRITREGKWVMRGKGISGGPDTTYVAYGKEWAHSSNTPFREYKHWVHEGGISTPLIVHYPELITEGNQIVSSPSHLIDIMPTLVDLMGGQYPKTHAGNVIQPMEGESLLPVFQGKELLREEPIFWEHEGNRAVRKGKWKLVAKGKLTGKGYGIWTGLTLYDWELYDMSTDRSELHDLAGQYPEVVQELAAEWDAYAKRIGVFPAPWGSPESIQE; encoded by the coding sequence ATGGACGTTCTACAATCGACTTGTTTCCGGCTATGCATCATGGCCTTGGCGCTTCTCCCACAATGGGGCATGGGTCAACAATCTCCTCATCAGACAGCCCTACGCCCCAACATCATTTTGATCATGTCGGATGATATGGGATACTCTGATCTGGGATGTTATGGCGGAGAAATCAGAACTCCTAATCTCGATCAATTGGCCGAGGGAGGTTTGCGCTTTTCCCAATTCTACAATGCCGCTCGATGCTGTCCTACCCGTGCATCCCTCCTTACCGGTCTGTATCCGCATCAGGCAGGAATGGGGTGGATGACCGCCATCAAAGCCCCCAACCCACCCGAAGCCTATCAGGGCAATCTCAGCTCCAAAGCTGTGACGTTGGCAGAAGTGGCCAAGCTTTCGGGATATAGCACCATGATGACGGGCAAATGGCATGTGACCAAAAAGATGGAAAATGATGGCCCCAAGGACAATTGGCCGATCCAACGGGGATTTGACCGATTTTATGGCACCGTCCAAGGAGCTGGCAATTTTTACGATCCCGCCACGCTTTGCCGAGACAATCAACTGATCACACCATTTATCGATTCCGAATATCCCGCTGAGGATTATTACTACACCAACGCCATCTCGGATCACGCTATCCGCTTTGTGCAAGAGCGCGACAAGGGCAAGCCCTTTTTCATGTACATGGCCTATACCGCAGCCCATTGGCCTATGCAGGCTCCCGCAGCAGATATTGCAGCCTATGATGGGCATTACGATCAAGGTTGGGAGGAAGTACGTATGCGCCGGTTGGCCAGATTGAAAACGCTGGGACTGGTAGATGCTGATCTCCAATTGCCACCATTGGATGTGAACCCTTGGGCCGAAGCTAAAAACAAGGCCGTTCTGGCTGGCCGAATGGAAACCTATGCCGCCATGGTGACTGTGATGGATGAAGGAATCGGCAGATTGGTCGATTCGTTGGATGCTGAAGGAATTTTGGACAATACCATCATCCTCTTTTTGCAGGACAATGGCGCTTGCGCAGAACGGATCGGCCTAGGCGGAAAGACTCGCCCGTTTGCCAAAGATACAACCAAACACCGCGCGCTGGCTCCTGATGAAATCGAGTATACCACCATCCCACGCATCACACGTGAAGGCAAATGGGTCATGCGTGGTAAGGGGATTTCAGGCGGACCAGATACCACGTATGTGGCCTACGGAAAAGAATGGGCGCATAGCTCCAATACGCCATTCCGTGAATACAAGCACTGGGTTCATGAAGGTGGGATCAGTACCCCGCTGATTGTGCATTATCCTGAACTGATCACGGAAGGGAATCAAATCGTCTCCAGTCCCAGCCACCTCATCGACATCATGCCCACATTGGTCGACCTGATGGGCGGCCAATACCCCAAAACTCACGCCGGAAATGTCATCCAACCGATGGAGGGTGAGAGCTTGTTGCCTGTCTTTCAAGGTAAGGAACTTCTGCGCGAGGAGCCCATTTTCTGGGAGCATGAAGGCAATCGAGCCGTCAGAAAAGGCAAGTGGAAACTCGTGGCAAAAGGAAAACTGACTGGGAAGGGATACGGAATTTGGACTGGACTGACTCTCTATGATTGGGAGCTGTACGATATGTCTACCGATCGGAGCGAACTCCATGATCTGGCTGGGCAGTATCCAGAAGTTGTTCAGGAATTGGCAGCCGAATGGGATGCTTATGCCAAAAGGATAGGAGTATTCCCAGCTCCTTGGGGCTCTCCCGAATCGATACAGGAATAG
- a CDS encoding sulfatase → MLSRLLLSIFLFGMTLSFAQSQRPNVVFILADDCTKFDLGCYGSPDSKTPTIDQLAAGGMQFNRCYQAAPMCSPTRHSIFTGLYPARSGAYPNHTYAEDDVQSVVQYLNPLGYRVGLTGKTHIAPKSIFDFEYLDDKHVLIGPETEAFLSSASENEENFCLFVCSNEPHTPWNQGDPSQFDPVKITLPEMYADLPRIREEFCKYLAEINYLDGQVKQTLDALDKYGLRENTVIIFASEQGNSFPFAKWTCYQAGLGSALIVNWPASIQAGLTSEALVEYTDILPTIIDLAGGEPVDHLDGQSLLPLLKQETDTHKSFTYGMQTTRGIINGAAYYPIRSVAGDTFRLVWNISPEMAFRNVVSEKKWFKEWLNSPDAETRKTANLYIHRPEFELYNDVTDPYNRQNLIDQPEYADKVKALKAELHRWMEHCGDLGLETELHADVHKNRGGKGSSQVKGNAHTVVMGLQASRPSGNLQIEVQGYYSFSTKKDCEVFVDGIQLIWPTQNSKLALRRGVIGLETGHHTLEIKSNGPVPQLSWSGPNFQPQVMPQLESPE, encoded by the coding sequence ATGTTATCAAGACTATTGCTGAGCATATTCCTGTTTGGAATGACGCTCTCATTCGCCCAGTCCCAAAGGCCCAACGTGGTGTTCATCTTGGCAGATGATTGCACCAAATTTGATTTGGGTTGCTATGGAAGCCCCGACTCCAAAACTCCCACCATCGATCAATTGGCCGCAGGTGGCATGCAATTCAATCGTTGCTATCAAGCGGCACCTATGTGTTCGCCCACACGCCATTCCATTTTCACGGGCTTATATCCTGCGCGTTCAGGGGCCTATCCCAACCATACCTATGCTGAGGATGATGTCCAGTCTGTGGTTCAGTATTTGAATCCGCTGGGATATCGGGTAGGCCTTACAGGCAAAACCCATATCGCGCCGAAGTCCATTTTTGACTTCGAATATCTAGATGACAAACATGTGCTCATCGGCCCGGAGACGGAGGCATTCTTGAGCAGCGCAAGCGAGAATGAAGAAAACTTCTGTCTGTTTGTGTGTTCCAATGAGCCACATACCCCTTGGAACCAAGGCGACCCCAGCCAGTTTGACCCAGTCAAGATCACCCTGCCCGAGATGTACGCCGATCTTCCGAGAATCCGCGAAGAGTTTTGCAAATATCTCGCTGAAATCAATTATCTGGACGGCCAGGTCAAACAGACGCTCGATGCCTTGGACAAATACGGATTGCGTGAAAATACCGTCATCATTTTTGCCAGCGAACAGGGCAATTCGTTCCCATTTGCCAAATGGACGTGCTATCAGGCAGGGCTCGGTTCAGCATTGATCGTCAACTGGCCTGCTTCCATTCAAGCAGGATTGACCTCCGAAGCACTAGTCGAATACACGGACATTTTGCCGACCATCATCGACCTTGCTGGTGGCGAACCAGTCGATCATCTAGATGGGCAATCCTTGCTGCCGCTATTGAAGCAGGAAACCGATACGCACAAATCATTCACCTATGGAATGCAGACCACCCGAGGCATCATCAACGGGGCAGCTTATTATCCCATCCGGAGCGTAGCTGGCGATACGTTTCGACTCGTTTGGAATATTTCCCCTGAAATGGCCTTTAGAAATGTCGTTTCCGAGAAAAAATGGTTCAAGGAATGGCTCAACTCTCCGGATGCTGAAACCCGGAAAACCGCCAATCTCTATATCCATCGCCCAGAATTCGAGCTTTACAACGATGTGACAGATCCCTATAACCGGCAAAATCTCATTGATCAACCCGAATACGCCGACAAAGTGAAAGCGCTGAAAGCAGAACTTCATCGATGGATGGAACATTGCGGAGATTTGGGACTGGAAACCGAACTCCATGCGGATGTGCACAAGAATCGGGGGGGAAAAGGCAGTAGTCAAGTGAAAGGAAATGCTCATACGGTCGTGATGGGACTCCAAGCCTCAAGGCCTTCTGGCAACCTCCAGATTGAGGTTCAGGGATACTACTCCTTTTCTACCAAAAAAGATTGTGAAGTATTTGTGGATGGTATTCAGCTCATCTGGCCGACTCAAAATTCCAAGCTGGCACTTCGACGAGGAGTCATTGGCCTTGAAACAGGGCACCATACCTTAGAGATCAAGAGCAATGGACCAGTCCCCCAATTGTCTTGGTCAGGGCCCAATTTCCAACCTCAGGTTATGCCACAACTCGAAAGCCCTGAATAG
- a CDS encoding TonB-dependent receptor domain-containing protein translates to MNHLVYWTGNQRTIGVLAFLLCACMHISVAQNTTQTVRGTVIDTDTRRPLTGATVFIEIEGGTTIGSISDESGHYRLEAVPTGRQVVKCRYPGYAPFLSEPLIVSSAKEVILEIALLESIMESDADEVLITAGEHPSKAANELSVVSTRSFSAEETQRYPGGVNDPGRMALTYPGVQQGKNDSENDIIIRGNSAIGMLWRLEGLDIPNPNHFARPGTSGGGISIVSAQLLGESDFSTGAMPAEYGNAISGAFDLRFRKGNMEERESRIKIGLLGLDFATEGPIKKGRSSYLVNYRYSTLSLLNSMGFHVVGERVDNDFQDLAFNLAFDGKDGKTFVTLFGMGGLSLETYHPFYDPADRADSISNHRELREEGADMFAVGTTITRLLDDKSYLKLMTGFTIQNIYRDHDTLNNENVMFRWNEEKYLDQRWITHLAYQRKFSPRTKLKAGAMTSLIHVDYFRSQYLRTNLPSITDFIPTRSGVAIDGNEVTQTAQIYATLSHKLGSDLTVNAGLHYNRLMLNNTQALEPRLSLKYQASRKTTISFAYGLHSQILPLGIYFFTRNDTLQDGTVEQVMPNFDLDMMRSHHAILSFNQILPGNWRVQLESYYQRHFNIPVMPLDIDYLPEVDSSFFLLNNGQGFPQIDMVSDGTGTNFGVDLAVEKFFSGGFYMLATASWFSSKYTTQTGIQYSTKFDTKWSSTLTLGREKTFQNGNVLLAGFRALFNGGFRYTPPNWERSIEQSRYIADQSQAWSGQVDPYFRVDGRIGYRFNKPKGSYQISLDVQNFTNRKNMHSISWSAETQDLYARRHTTGFIPVLSFQWDF, encoded by the coding sequence ATGAATCATCTCGTCTATTGGACGGGAAACCAGCGCACTATCGGCGTGCTGGCTTTCCTGCTTTGTGCTTGCATGCACATATCCGTTGCACAAAACACCACGCAAACCGTCCGGGGTACTGTCATTGACACCGATACTCGAAGACCATTGACGGGCGCTACCGTTTTTATCGAAATTGAAGGCGGTACTACCATTGGAAGCATCTCAGATGAATCAGGTCATTATCGACTAGAAGCTGTCCCCACAGGTCGGCAGGTAGTCAAATGCCGATATCCCGGTTATGCGCCCTTCCTCTCTGAACCCCTCATCGTGAGTTCGGCCAAAGAGGTGATCCTCGAAATCGCCCTGCTGGAATCCATCATGGAATCCGATGCGGATGAGGTCCTCATCACCGCAGGAGAGCATCCCTCCAAGGCAGCCAATGAACTTTCCGTCGTCTCAACCCGCTCATTTTCCGCCGAAGAAACCCAGCGTTATCCCGGTGGTGTCAATGATCCGGGCAGGATGGCCTTGACCTATCCGGGCGTCCAACAAGGCAAGAACGACTCCGAGAATGATATCATCATCCGCGGCAACTCTGCCATCGGGATGCTCTGGAGACTCGAAGGACTCGATATTCCCAACCCCAATCACTTTGCAAGACCGGGTACCTCTGGCGGAGGAATCTCCATCGTATCAGCCCAGCTGCTGGGCGAATCCGACTTTTCGACTGGGGCTATGCCAGCCGAATACGGGAATGCCATTTCTGGCGCATTTGACCTGAGATTCCGAAAGGGAAACATGGAGGAGCGCGAAAGCCGAATCAAAATTGGCTTGCTAGGGCTGGATTTTGCCACTGAAGGCCCCATCAAGAAGGGACGATCTTCCTACCTCGTCAACTACCGCTACTCCACCCTCTCACTCCTCAACAGCATGGGATTCCATGTGGTCGGAGAGCGCGTAGACAACGATTTTCAGGACTTGGCCTTCAATTTGGCGTTTGACGGAAAGGATGGAAAAACCTTCGTGACTCTCTTTGGAATGGGCGGATTGAGCCTAGAGACCTATCACCCATTCTATGATCCGGCTGATCGTGCAGATTCCATTTCCAATCACCGTGAACTACGGGAGGAGGGCGCTGACATGTTTGCCGTGGGAACCACCATCACACGGCTGCTGGATGACAAATCCTACCTGAAGCTCATGACGGGGTTCACCATCCAAAACATCTATCGGGATCATGACACCCTCAACAACGAGAATGTCATGTTCCGATGGAATGAGGAAAAATATCTGGATCAGCGTTGGATCACCCATTTGGCCTATCAACGCAAATTCTCCCCACGGACCAAGCTCAAGGCCGGCGCTATGACCAGCCTCATACATGTCGACTACTTCCGGAGCCAATACCTGAGAACGAATCTCCCGAGCATCACCGATTTCATTCCCACCCGAAGTGGCGTCGCCATTGATGGAAACGAGGTCACCCAAACGGCTCAAATTTACGCCACCTTGAGTCACAAATTGGGGAGCGATCTGACCGTGAATGCAGGATTGCACTACAACCGACTGATGCTCAACAACACACAGGCCTTGGAACCGCGGCTTTCATTGAAGTATCAGGCATCTAGAAAGACGACCATTAGCTTTGCTTACGGCCTCCACAGCCAGATTCTACCGCTGGGAATTTACTTCTTCACCCGAAATGACACCCTGCAAGATGGCACTGTGGAGCAGGTCATGCCCAACTTTGATTTGGACATGATGCGTTCCCATCACGCCATTCTTTCCTTCAACCAGATTTTGCCCGGCAACTGGCGTGTACAATTGGAAAGCTACTATCAGCGCCATTTCAACATCCCCGTCATGCCGCTGGATATCGACTATTTGCCGGAGGTCGATTCCTCCTTTTTCCTCCTGAACAATGGGCAGGGATTCCCGCAGATTGACATGGTTTCGGATGGAACGGGCACCAACTTCGGGGTGGATCTTGCTGTGGAGAAATTCTTCTCAGGGGGATTCTACATGTTGGCTACAGCAAGCTGGTTTTCCTCCAAATACACCACCCAAACGGGCATTCAGTATTCCACCAAGTTCGATACCAAATGGTCTTCCACGTTGACCCTCGGTCGCGAAAAGACGTTCCAAAATGGCAATGTCTTGCTGGCAGGTTTCAGGGCACTGTTCAACGGGGGTTTCCGCTACACACCTCCCAATTGGGAGCGATCCATTGAGCAAAGTCGCTACATCGCAGACCAATCTCAGGCGTGGTCAGGCCAAGTAGATCCTTATTTCCGAGTCGATGGCCGGATTGGATACCGCTTCAACAAGCCCAAAGGCTCATACCAGATCTCCTTGGATGTGCAAAATTTCACCAATCGCAAAAACATGCATTCCATCAGCTGGTCTGCGGAGACCCAAGATCTCTATGCGCGCCGCCACACCACCGGATTTATCCCCGTCCTGAGTTTCCAGTGGGACTTCTAG
- a CDS encoding D-TA family PLP-dependent enzyme gives MDWYQLTHPETLDTPNLLVFPDRVNHNIRTAIKTAGDVARLRPHVKTHKTSEIAQMHLQHGIYRFKCATIAEAEMLAQAGAQEVLLAHQPVGPRIRRLVELAQAYPKVQFGTLLDDTHVLELLNEAAAHGQVMLDIWIDLDTGMGRSGIQASEEALDLYQRIHKASQLNPRGIHAYDGHIRDREFEVRKQQSDLAFEQVQSFKTALEAANLPIDSIVAGGSPTFPVHALRNGVELSPGTYPLWDAGYSMIVPEVDFQPALVVATRIISKPGTDLITLDLGHKAIASENPLDKRIHFLHKEPYTVVKHSEEHLVVKVEDQDKWQVGDLWYGIPHHVCPTVNLHEAMEVVVEGAIRDQWEIVARSRRIRI, from the coding sequence ATGGATTGGTATCAATTGACCCACCCTGAAACTCTAGACACTCCCAACCTCCTGGTTTTTCCCGACCGTGTCAATCACAACATCCGCACTGCCATCAAAACAGCCGGAGATGTGGCTCGGCTTCGTCCCCACGTAAAAACCCACAAGACCAGCGAGATCGCCCAAATGCATTTACAGCATGGCATCTATCGCTTCAAATGTGCTACGATTGCAGAAGCGGAAATGCTCGCTCAGGCAGGCGCTCAAGAAGTCTTGTTGGCACATCAACCAGTAGGTCCCCGCATTCGCAGACTGGTCGAACTCGCCCAAGCATATCCCAAAGTGCAATTCGGCACCCTGCTGGACGATACCCACGTGCTTGAACTACTCAACGAAGCCGCAGCGCATGGACAAGTCATGCTGGACATCTGGATCGATTTGGACACAGGAATGGGAAGGAGCGGCATTCAGGCATCTGAGGAAGCATTGGATCTCTACCAACGTATTCATAAGGCGAGTCAGCTCAATCCTCGCGGGATTCATGCTTACGACGGACACATTCGGGACCGAGAATTTGAGGTTCGGAAGCAACAATCAGACCTAGCCTTCGAACAGGTTCAATCATTCAAAACGGCCCTAGAAGCTGCGAATCTCCCGATAGACTCCATTGTAGCTGGCGGCTCTCCGACCTTCCCGGTTCACGCGCTCCGCAATGGCGTTGAGTTAAGCCCGGGCACTTACCCGTTGTGGGATGCCGGATATAGCATGATTGTCCCTGAAGTGGATTTTCAACCGGCTCTTGTAGTGGCGACCCGAATTATCAGCAAACCTGGGACAGATCTCATCACCCTCGACTTAGGACACAAGGCCATTGCCTCGGAGAATCCTTTAGACAAGCGCATCCATTTTCTTCATAAGGAGCCCTATACCGTCGTCAAGCACAGTGAGGAACACCTAGTCGTGAAAGTGGAAGATCAGGACAAATGGCAGGTTGGAGACCTATGGTATGGCATTCCGCATCACGTCTGCCCCACCGTCAATCTCCATGAGGCGATGGAGGTAGTGGTAGAGGGCGCCATTCGCGATCAATGGGAGATCGTAGCCCGAAGCCGCAGGATCAGGATCTAG